A region of the Microcystis aeruginosa FD4 genome:
TTGCTTAAGTTTCCTTCGGTTATATTCTTCTCTAGAAGTCAACGCAAAACCACCATAAATTCTCCTAAAATTACACTATTTAAACCGATTAAAGGCGTGTTTCTAATAACCTCAAATGTTTCAAAAATATTACGTTTAAAAGTGGTATAAGCGTTGGTATCCAGTAGAATCGGTCTTAGCTCCGCAAACTTTCCTCAACTGCTCGAAAGGCTTCTGTATTTTGTAAAAAATCCATCTCATCCGCCTCTGTCCAAGTTCCAGCTAATTGAGATAATAAAGTCTGATCGGAATCGGCATTATTTGTTTCTGAATCCTGCAATAAAAATTTGATCAGTTTCAACTTTTCATGTCTCGATAAATTATGTAATTGCGATAATAAATTTTGGTTTTCGAGACCGTTGACAGGGCTTATGTGCCAATCTATTGCACGTCGGATGATCTCGGCCTCGCTGAGTCCCGTTCGTCGAGCGCTCTCTTTTAGTAAATTATCCTGTTCGGCTTCGATATAAATTTGCTTGCGGATTTTGCTGACCATAGCCGAATTTGATTATTTATATACATTACATTATACATTACTAGAACTATTGTCGCGGTAAAATAAGGAGGCGCGTTTCGATAACGGGATGTCAACGGAAGTGAACTCGTCCCACAATAGA
Encoded here:
- a CDS encoding CopG family transcriptional regulator codes for the protein MVSKIRKQIYIEAEQDNLLKESARRTGLSEAEIIRRAIDWHISPVNGLENQNLLSQLHNLSRHEKLKLIKFLLQDSETNNADSDQTLLSQLAGTWTEADEMDFLQNTEAFRAVEESLRS